The Nerophis lumbriciformis linkage group LG05, RoL_Nlum_v2.1, whole genome shotgun sequence genome contains a region encoding:
- the LOC133606718 gene encoding uncharacterized protein: protein MTCICGKLCKNQRGLRIHQARMKCLERESEVQRTGPGPGETQEEPGQETPHRSQSLHVPESLNPSRVVPQQRIKWPQANRRSEWLQFDEDVSNIIQATAKGDVDSRLQAMSTIIVSYGSERFGRMEKGNTEAIPYTMNRRATKIHQLRQELRTLRKQFKRVSEEDKQPLEELRNILRKKLTTLRRAEWHRRRGRERARKRAVFIANPFRFAKQLLGDKRSGRLECPREEVNRFLQNTMSDPLRGQDLGPNRALISPAPPTAEFQLTEPSLKEVEEVIKAARSASSPGPSGVPYLVYKRCPGLLKHLWKTLKVIWRRGRVANQWRCAEGVWIPKEEDSKNINQFRTISLLSVEGKVFFSIVSRRLTEFLLKNNYIDTSVQKGGIPGVPGCLEHNGVVTQLIREAHESRGELAVLWLDLTNAYGSIPHKLVELALHRHHVPSKIKDLILDYYNNFRLRVTSGSITSDWHRLEKGIITGCTISVVLFTLAMNMVVKSAEVECRGPLSRSGVRQPPIRAYMDDLTITTTSVPGSRWILQGLERLIGWARMSFKPAKSRSMVLKKGKVVNKFRFSISGTVIPSITEQPVKSLGKLFDSSLKDSAAIQKSTEELGGWLTKVDKSGLPGRFKAWIYQHSILPRVLWPLLVYAVPVTTVESFERKISSFLRKWLGLPRSLNSAALYGTSNILQLPFSGLTEEFKVARTREALQYRDSRDCKVSSAGIEVRTGRKWKAEKAVEVAESRLRQKALVGAIATGRAGLGYFPKTQVSQARGKDSRHLLQEEVRAGLEEERVGRVVGLRQQGAWTRWEGTLQRKVTWSNIMQADLHRVRFLVAAVYDSLPSPANLHVWGKSETPFCSLCSGRGSLEHLLSSCPKSLADGRYRWRHDQVLKAVAESIASAISSSKQHHAPKKAISFIKAGERPRARPKTITGLLHTAPDWQLHVDLGKQLRFPQHIVKTSLRPDMIIISEASKHLIMLELTVPWEERIEEANEKKRAKYQELVEDCRGRGWRTFYEPIEVGCRGFAGRSLCKVLGRLGVKGAAKRRAIQSASEAAEKATRWLWLKRADPWVATGTQAGT from the coding sequence ATGACATGTATCTGCGGCAAGCTGTGCAAAAATCAACGTGGCTTAAGAATCCATCAGGCCAGAATGAAATGTTTGGAGCGGGAGAGCGAGGTTCAACGCACAGGTCCTGGACCTGGTGAGACGCAGGAGGAGCCCGGACAGGAGACACCCCACAGATCCCAGTCCCTCCACGTACCGGAGTCTCTCAATCCCAGCAGAGTAGTTCCACAGCAGCGGATTAAATGGCCCCAAGCAAACAGACGGAGCGAGTGGCTGCAGTTTGATGAGGATGTGTCCAACATCATCCAAGCCACAGCTAAAGGAGATGTCGACAGCAGGCTCCAGGCAATGAGTACCATCATCGTCAGCTATGGCTCAGAAAGATTCGGACGAATGGAGAAGGGCAACACTGAGGCCATCCCCTACACCATGAATCGCAGAGCCACTAAGATACACCAACTGCGCCAGGAGCTTCGAACCCTCAGGAAACAGTTCAAGAGAGTTTCTGAGGAGGACAAACAACCTTTAGAAGAGCTGCGCAACATCCTGCGGAAGAAGCTGACAACTCTCCGCAGAGCAGAGTGGCACAGGAGGCGTGGAAGAGAGAGAGCTAGGAAGCGAGCAGTCTTCATTGCCAACCCCTTTCGGTTTGCTAAACAGCTGCTCGGGGACAAGCGCAGTGGCCGGCTTGAGTGCCCAAGAGAGGAAGTGAATCGCTTCCTCCAGAATACCATGAGCGACCCACTGAGGGGACAAGATCTAGGACCCAACAGAGCGCTCATCAGCCCTGCGCCACCAACGGCAGAGTTCCAGTTGACAGAGCCCAGTTTGAAGGAGGTTGAAGAGGTCATCAAGGCAGCCCGCTCAGCATCTTCCCCGGGCCCCAGTGGTGTACCTTACCTCGTCTACAAGCGCTGTCCAGGGCTTCTCAAGCATCTGTGGAAGACCTTGAAGGTGATCTGGCGAAGGGGAAGAGTGGCCAACCAGTGGAGGTGTGCAGAGGGAGTATGGATCCCCAAGGAGGAGGACTCGAAAAACATCAACCAGTTTCGGACTATATCACTTCTGAGTGTGGAAGGGAAGGTGTTCTTCAGCATCGTCTCCCGAAGACTGACCGAGTTTCTCCTCAAGAACAACTACATCGACACTTCAGTGCAGAAGGGGGGGATTCCTGGAGTCCCCGGCTGTCTAGAGCACAACGGTGTCGTCACACAGCTCATCAGAGAGGCCCATGAGAGCAGAGGGGAACTTGCTGTGTTGTGGTTGGACCTGACTAACGCCTATGGGTCCATCCCACACAAGCTAGTTGAGCTTGCGCTACACCGCCACCATGTTCCCAGCAAGATCAAGGACTTGATCCTGGATTATTACAATAACTTCAGGCTCCGGGTCACTTCTGGGTCAATAACCTCTGACTGGCATCGCCTTGAGAAGGGAATAATAACAGGATGCACCATCTCCGTTGTCCTTTTTACACTGGCGATGAATATGGTGGTAAAGTCTGCTGAGGTGGAATGCAGAGGGCCTCTGTCCAGATCAGGTGTTCGACAGCCCCCCATTAGAGCCTATATGGATGACCTTACCATAACAACAACATCAGTACCAGGGAGCAGGTGGATCTTGCAGGGATTGGAGAGGCTCATTGGGTGGGCCAGGATGAGTTTCAAGCCCGCAAAGTCAaggtccatggtgctgaagaagGGGAAGGTGGTCAACAAATTCCGATTCTCAATCTCAGGAACGGTCATTCCATCCATCACGGAGCAACCAGTCAAGAGCTTGGGAAAGCTCTTTGACTCCAGCCTGAAGGACTCTGCTGCTATCCAGAAGTCTACTGAAGAGCTTGGAGGGTGGCTCACCAAAGTAGACAAGTCTGGCCTACCTGGTAGATTCAAAGCCTGGATCTACCAGCACTCCATCCTTCCCAGAGTCCTGTGGCCTCTCCTTGTATATGCAGTCCCAGTAACAACAGTGGAATCCTTTGAAAGGAAGATCAGCAGCTTTCTGCGGAAATGGCTGGGTCTCCCACGCAGCCTCAACAGCGCTGCTCTGTACGGGACAAGCAACATCCTGCAGCTACCCTTCAGTGGGCTCACTGAAGAATTCAAGGTGGCACGCACAAGAGAAGCCCTACAGTACAGAGACTCCAGGGACTGCAAGGTGTCATCAGCCGGGATTGAAGTGAGGACAGGAAGGAAGTGGAAGGCAGAAAAGGCAGTGGAGGTGGCTGAGTCACGCCTTAGACAAAAGGCACTGGTTGGGGCCATAGCAACAGGGAGAGCAGGCTTGGGCTACTTCCCAAAGACCCAAGTCAGCCAGGCCCGGGGCAAAGACAGTCGACATCTACTCCAGGAGGAGGTCCGAGCAGGCTTGGAGGAAGAGCGAGTGGGCAGGGTAGTGGGACTCCGGCAACAGGGGGCATGGACAAGATGGGAGGGCACGTTGCAGCGCAAAGTCACCTGGTCAAACATCATGCAGGCAGACCTCCACCGCGTCCGGTTCCTCGTGGCAGCAGTCTACGATTCCCTCCCTAGCCCAGCAAACCTCCATGTTTGGGGGAAGAGCGAGACACCCTTCTGCTCCCTTTGCTCCGGAAGAGGCTCCTTGGAACATCTCCTCAGCAGTTGCCCAAAGTCTCTGGCTGATGGTCGCTATCGCTGGCGTCATGACCAGGTACTCAAAGCAGTTGCTGAGAGCATAGCCTCagccatcagcagcagcaagCAACATCATGCGCCAAAGAAGGCAATCTCTTTCATCAAAGCTGGGGAGAGACCTCGTGCACGTCCAAAGACAATAACAGGACTCCTTCACACAGCCCCTGATTGGCAGCTACACGTTGACCTGGGAAAACAACTGAGGTTCCCCCAGCACATTGTAAAAACATCTCTACGGCCAGACATGATCATCATCTCAGAGGCTTCAAAACACCTCATCATGCTGGAACTAACAGTGCCTTGGGAGGAGCGGATTGAGGAAGCCAACGAAAAGAAACGTGCCAAGTATCAGGAGCTGGTGGAGGACTGCAGGGGCAGGGGCTGGAGGACTTTCTATGAGCCAATAGAAGTTGGTTGCCGTGGCTTTGCAGGACGCTCCCTCTGTAAAGTGCTTGGCCGATTGGGAGTCAAAGGGGCGGCCAAAAGGAGGGCCATTCAATCCGCAAGTGAAGCGGCAGAGAAAGCCACGAGGTGGTTGTGGCTGAAAAGGGCAGATCCGTGGGTTGCTACTGGGACACAAGCAGGGACTTGA